A genomic segment from Polyangium mundeleinium encodes:
- a CDS encoding trypsin-like serine peptidase produces MRTREAIASVLNRREPRSSPPSSLGARLSGGLPWATVFVSTSLLVGCGQPTKRPIATPASHGQAEERPFVFQPPVDLDIENKVNAVVRIVGDVTCTGTLIAEDLVLTAHHCVSERDADGTVHNRDKDPESLTIELGGDDLPWGEVKVRAIVSPDCGYVSGEGDIAILVLSRKLVGVPTLSPRIEEAPTPNESIYPIGFGRCALSRGPIHRIERVGGPIGKVRSGDFFAVASVCPGDSGGPAYSANRQDVVGVVSASVMDGDDATAAPSIFVRLDAWRELFSAAKEIANGTSPSELPPFRSCQR; encoded by the coding sequence ATGCGTACGCGGGAGGCCATCGCCAGCGTGCTGAATCGACGCGAACCCCGCTCCTCCCCGCCTTCCTCCCTCGGCGCCCGCCTTTCGGGTGGTCTGCCTTGGGCGACCGTCTTCGTCTCCACCTCCCTCCTCGTCGGCTGCGGCCAGCCCACCAAGCGCCCGATCGCGACCCCCGCGTCGCACGGTCAGGCCGAGGAGCGCCCCTTCGTCTTCCAGCCGCCCGTGGACCTCGACATCGAGAACAAGGTCAACGCGGTCGTGCGGATCGTGGGCGACGTGACGTGCACGGGCACGCTCATCGCGGAGGACCTCGTGCTCACGGCGCACCACTGCGTCTCGGAGCGCGACGCGGACGGGACGGTGCACAACCGCGACAAGGATCCGGAGAGCCTCACCATCGAGCTCGGCGGCGACGACCTGCCCTGGGGCGAGGTGAAGGTGCGCGCGATCGTGAGCCCGGATTGTGGCTACGTGTCGGGCGAGGGCGACATCGCGATCCTCGTGCTCTCGCGGAAGCTCGTCGGCGTGCCCACGCTGAGCCCGCGCATCGAGGAGGCGCCCACGCCAAACGAGTCGATTTACCCGATCGGGTTTGGAAGGTGCGCGCTCTCGCGTGGGCCGATCCATCGCATCGAGCGCGTGGGCGGGCCGATCGGGAAGGTGCGCAGCGGCGATTTCTTCGCGGTCGCCTCGGTTTGCCCCGGCGATTCGGGCGGACCGGCCTACAGCGCGAACCGGCAAGACGTGGTCGGCGTGGTTTCGGCTTCCGTGATGGATGGCGACGACGCGACGGCGGCGCCCTCGATCTTCGTGCGGCTCGACGCGTGGCGTGAGCTCTTCAGCGCCGCCAAGGAAATCGCGAACGGGACGAGCCCGAGCGAGCTGCCGCCCTTCCGAAGCTGCCAGCGCTGA
- the proB gene encoding glutamate 5-kinase, translating to MVERDAVDPSHPRAVLGKTRRAILKIGSKSLTGDAWDRLAQDVAAYRGHRAGRGGGRSVVIVSSGAIAHGIQKLGLKSRPKDIAWLQAAAAAGQSILMQRYEEAFDKVGIPVAQVLLTHADLADRARTNNARGALGALLEAGCVPIINENDAVAVEEIKFGDNDQLASMVAPLVDADLLLLLSDVEGLLDADGRRVPIVRSIATEARPLAGGSTSGVGTGGMTSKVEAARRATLAGAHVVIAHAREPGILGRVVSGEDVGTFFPAVPQRLSARKHWIAYTLRPRGVILVDRGAAEAICAKNRSILAVGVLGVRGVFQPGDAVSVVDPDGREIARGLCRLSQSDAARVAGQKREEEGEEIVVIHRDDLVVLPME from the coding sequence ATGGTTGAGCGAGACGCGGTCGATCCTTCCCACCCGCGCGCCGTCCTCGGAAAAACCCGGCGCGCCATCCTCAAGATCGGCTCGAAGAGCCTCACCGGCGACGCTTGGGACCGCCTGGCCCAGGACGTCGCCGCCTACCGCGGCCATCGCGCCGGGCGTGGCGGCGGACGCAGTGTCGTCATCGTGTCGAGCGGCGCGATTGCCCACGGGATCCAAAAACTCGGCTTGAAGAGCCGCCCCAAGGACATCGCCTGGCTCCAGGCCGCGGCGGCGGCCGGCCAGAGCATCCTCATGCAGCGTTACGAGGAGGCCTTCGACAAGGTCGGCATCCCCGTCGCTCAGGTCCTGCTCACCCACGCCGACCTCGCCGACCGCGCGCGGACGAACAACGCGCGCGGCGCCCTCGGCGCGCTCCTCGAAGCTGGCTGCGTCCCGATCATCAACGAGAACGACGCCGTCGCCGTCGAGGAGATCAAGTTTGGCGACAACGACCAGCTCGCCAGCATGGTCGCGCCCCTCGTCGACGCCGACCTCTTGCTCCTCCTCTCTGACGTCGAGGGCCTGCTCGACGCCGACGGCCGCCGCGTCCCGATCGTCCGCAGCATCGCCACCGAGGCGCGCCCGCTCGCGGGTGGCTCGACCTCGGGTGTCGGCACGGGTGGCATGACGAGCAAGGTCGAGGCGGCGCGCCGGGCCACGCTCGCCGGGGCGCACGTCGTCATCGCGCACGCCCGCGAGCCGGGCATCCTCGGCCGCGTCGTCTCGGGCGAGGACGTCGGCACGTTCTTCCCGGCCGTCCCCCAGCGCCTCAGCGCGCGCAAGCACTGGATCGCCTACACCTTGCGGCCGCGTGGCGTCATCCTCGTCGATCGTGGCGCGGCGGAGGCCATCTGCGCCAAGAACCGCAGCATCCTCGCGGTCGGCGTGCTCGGCGTCCGCGGCGTGTTCCAGCCGGGGGACGCCGTCTCCGTCGTCGACCCGGACGGCCGGGAGATCGCGCGTGGCCTCTGCCGCCTCTCCCAGTCCGACGCGGCGCGTGTGGCTGGGCAGAAGCGTGAGGAGGAAGGGGAGGAGATCGTGGTCATCCATCGGGACGACCTGGTCGTGCTTCCGATGGAGTGA
- a CDS encoding FAD-dependent monooxygenase, with the protein MSDRTVSAPVLIIGAGPSGMVSALCLAKRGIDCILLERRQGTDTHPKAHELSARSIEILHEVGLGYDELSAEASPAEDAAKVLFCDTIGEEFGCIDLQAGSIGRKYREHLEAPMPYLNLSQVELEKILQKHVAASPRIQALYNHQWESFEQDEEGVASRILNRATGETFTVRSRYVLCADGAGSRGRKALGIEMRGPDKLLDVVNAYFQADLRHVVRTRGKLYFIFSPKAPGSAFIAHHVEKRWVFHLPVATPHETIEEYTPEVMRKKIKAALGREDVDIQITSMSHWRMTAQVADRFRSGRVFLVGDAAHRFPPTGGLGMNSGIGDAHNLAWKLAMVLDRRAPPELLDTYEAERRPVVQTNCDESRLNFDRMNEVAEAFGIDVNDARWATEKLASSTMRALPDKVRAFAERQAQRYAESVLSRYHRDPSVRACVLAAIAQQRSHFDRIGLDLGYTYEEGALLRDGTKPPVSDDRVSSYVPSTRPGARFPHFWLDGNTRRRGSRSIIDYRTSTLLVGAAVATRPSDVEALGQIEARHGVRLFELGAADIPVCHVAAVHTALEIEPDGALLIRPDGHVAWRQARGVTLSDALIASIVGHVYGSGETLGG; encoded by the coding sequence ATGAGCGATCGAACCGTCTCCGCACCCGTCCTCATCATCGGCGCCGGGCCTTCGGGCATGGTGAGCGCCTTGTGCCTCGCGAAGCGCGGCATCGATTGCATCCTCCTCGAGCGCCGCCAGGGGACGGACACGCATCCCAAGGCCCACGAGCTCTCGGCGCGCTCGATCGAGATCCTCCACGAGGTCGGGCTCGGCTACGACGAGCTCTCCGCGGAGGCGTCGCCGGCGGAGGACGCGGCGAAGGTCCTCTTCTGCGACACGATCGGCGAGGAGTTCGGTTGCATCGATCTGCAAGCCGGCAGCATCGGGCGCAAATACCGCGAGCACCTCGAAGCGCCGATGCCTTACCTCAACCTCTCCCAGGTCGAGCTGGAGAAGATCCTGCAAAAACACGTCGCGGCCTCGCCGCGCATCCAGGCGCTCTACAACCACCAGTGGGAGTCCTTCGAACAGGACGAGGAAGGCGTCGCGAGCCGGATCCTCAATCGGGCGACCGGCGAGACCTTCACGGTCCGGAGCCGGTACGTCCTCTGCGCCGACGGCGCCGGCAGCCGGGGCCGCAAGGCGCTCGGCATCGAAATGAGAGGCCCGGACAAGCTGCTCGACGTCGTCAATGCCTACTTCCAGGCCGACCTGCGCCACGTGGTTCGCACCCGCGGCAAGCTTTATTTCATCTTCTCGCCCAAAGCGCCGGGCAGCGCGTTCATCGCCCACCACGTCGAGAAGCGGTGGGTCTTCCACCTCCCCGTGGCGACGCCCCACGAAACGATCGAGGAATACACCCCGGAGGTGATGCGGAAGAAAATCAAGGCGGCGCTCGGGCGCGAGGACGTGGACATCCAGATCACCTCGATGAGCCATTGGCGCATGACCGCGCAGGTGGCGGACCGCTTCCGGAGCGGGCGTGTCTTTCTGGTCGGCGACGCGGCCCATCGATTCCCGCCCACCGGCGGGCTCGGCATGAACTCCGGCATCGGCGACGCGCACAACCTCGCCTGGAAGCTCGCCATGGTGCTCGATCGCCGCGCCCCGCCCGAGCTGCTCGACACCTACGAGGCCGAGCGCCGCCCGGTGGTCCAGACGAACTGCGACGAGAGCCGGCTCAATTTCGACCGAATGAACGAGGTCGCGGAGGCCTTCGGCATCGACGTGAACGACGCGCGATGGGCGACGGAGAAGCTCGCGAGCTCCACGATGCGCGCGCTGCCCGACAAGGTCCGCGCCTTCGCCGAACGACAGGCGCAACGTTACGCCGAGAGCGTCCTCTCGCGGTACCATCGAGACCCTTCCGTGCGGGCGTGCGTCCTCGCCGCCATCGCGCAGCAGCGGTCCCATTTCGATCGGATCGGCCTCGACCTCGGCTACACCTACGAAGAAGGCGCGCTCCTGCGCGACGGCACGAAGCCGCCCGTGTCCGACGACCGCGTGTCCTCGTACGTCCCCTCGACGCGGCCGGGCGCCCGATTCCCGCATTTCTGGCTCGACGGCAACACGCGCCGCCGCGGCAGCCGCTCCATCATCGATTACCGCACGTCCACCCTGCTCGTCGGCGCGGCGGTCGCGACGCGGCCTTCGGACGTCGAGGCGCTCGGCCAGATCGAGGCGCGCCACGGCGTCCGGCTCTTCGAGCTCGGCGCGGCGGACATCCCCGTCTGTCACGTGGCCGCGGTGCACACGGCGCTCGAGATCGAGCCCGACGGCGCGCTCTTGATCCGGCCGGACGGACACGTCGCGTGGCGACAGGCGCGCGGCGTCACGCTCTCCGACGCCTTGATCGCGTCGATCGTCGGGCACGTTTACGGCAGCGGCGAGACGCTCGGGGGGTGA
- a CDS encoding carbonic anhydrase, which yields MDAYKKLLLSNKAWVAEKLAIRADYFERTATTQTPAYLWIGCSDSRVPAESVTSTEPGELFVHRNIANLVVHTDLNMLSVLQYAVEVLEVKHIIVCGHYGCGGVRNAMTNRSFGLIDKWLRHIKDVYRVHRRDLETLADVDKRLDRLVEFNVAEQVQNLAETSFVQHAWALHNRPTLHGWVYDIRTGFLKEHALMKPGTPLEDIYRFDFDDVPRSEH from the coding sequence ATGGACGCGTACAAGAAGCTCCTGCTCAGCAACAAGGCCTGGGTCGCCGAGAAGCTCGCCATTCGCGCCGACTACTTCGAGCGCACGGCGACGACCCAGACGCCCGCCTACCTGTGGATCGGCTGCTCCGACAGCCGCGTCCCCGCCGAGTCCGTCACCAGCACCGAGCCCGGCGAGCTCTTCGTGCACCGGAACATCGCGAACCTCGTGGTGCACACCGACCTCAACATGCTCTCGGTGCTCCAGTACGCGGTCGAGGTGCTCGAGGTGAAGCACATCATCGTCTGCGGCCATTACGGTTGCGGCGGCGTGCGCAACGCGATGACGAACCGCTCCTTCGGCCTCATCGACAAGTGGCTCCGCCACATCAAGGACGTCTATCGCGTCCACCGCCGCGACCTCGAGACCCTCGCCGACGTCGACAAGCGCCTCGACCGCCTGGTCGAGTTCAACGTCGCCGAGCAGGTGCAGAACCTCGCCGAGACGAGCTTCGTCCAGCACGCCTGGGCGCTTCACAACCGCCCCACGCTGCACGGCTGGGTCTACGACATCCGCACCGGCTTTCTGAAGGAACACGCGCTCATGAAGCCAGGCACCCCGCTCGAAGACATTTACCGTTTCGACTTCGACGACGTGCCTCGTTCGGAGCATTGA
- a CDS encoding SulP family inorganic anion transporter, giving the protein MTLKENIGKDHLRYDAAAGLVVFLVALPLCLGIALASGAPLLAGLVAGVVGGIVVGFLSGSDVSVSGPAAGLTVIVATAIHGLGYQAFLAAVIFGGVLQLAFGALRLGAIADYVPTAVIKGMLAAIGIVIVLKQIPHALGRDLDFELDMSFIEPDGKENTLSAIVKSLLSASGGAVVVSLVSLFLLLTWDKLVVPRGKIFKLIPAPLVVVVVGTLINEAFRFGTNGFHLKGEDGHLVSLPILRSPVDILGELPRPLWAAFKDQRIYVTGATLAAVASLESLLALEAGQRLDPYKRIALPNRELIAQGLGNITSGLLGGLPVTSVVVRTSANVYAGGRTRWSTILHAVLLLAAVLFLGRILNRVPLAALAAILIVIGSKLAPRALFQQMWREGFGVFVPFIVTILAIVFTDLLKGVLIGLAVGVFFVIRTNSHAAMIVVSQDNYSLLRFNKDISFVHKAELKEKLARVPEGTTLIVDGTRALHVDRDAFEVLDDFVENAKFKDIKVEFKNLRGKRPDGELPPARTS; this is encoded by the coding sequence ATGACGCTCAAGGAGAACATCGGGAAGGACCACCTCCGCTACGACGCGGCCGCGGGGTTGGTCGTCTTTCTCGTCGCGCTTCCGCTTTGCCTCGGCATCGCGCTCGCATCCGGGGCGCCGCTGCTCGCGGGCCTCGTCGCTGGGGTCGTCGGCGGCATCGTCGTCGGCTTCTTGTCAGGGTCGGACGTCAGCGTGAGCGGCCCGGCCGCGGGCCTCACGGTCATCGTCGCGACCGCGATCCACGGCCTCGGCTACCAGGCCTTCCTCGCCGCCGTCATCTTCGGCGGCGTCCTCCAGCTCGCCTTCGGCGCCCTCCGCCTCGGCGCCATTGCCGACTACGTCCCCACGGCTGTCATCAAAGGCATGCTCGCGGCGATCGGCATCGTCATCGTCCTGAAGCAGATCCCGCACGCCCTCGGCCGGGATCTCGACTTCGAGCTGGACATGAGCTTCATCGAGCCCGACGGCAAGGAGAACACCCTCTCCGCCATCGTGAAGTCGCTCCTCAGCGCGAGCGGCGGCGCCGTGGTCGTCTCGCTCGTCTCGCTCTTCCTCCTGCTCACCTGGGACAAACTCGTCGTCCCTCGTGGCAAGATCTTCAAGCTCATCCCCGCGCCGCTCGTCGTCGTCGTCGTGGGCACCCTGATCAACGAGGCGTTTCGCTTCGGCACGAACGGGTTTCATCTGAAGGGCGAGGACGGGCACCTCGTCTCGCTCCCGATCCTCCGCTCGCCCGTGGACATCCTCGGCGAGCTCCCGCGCCCCCTGTGGGCCGCCTTCAAGGATCAACGCATCTACGTCACGGGCGCGACGCTCGCCGCGGTGGCGAGCCTCGAATCGCTCCTCGCCCTCGAAGCCGGACAGCGGCTCGACCCGTACAAGCGCATCGCCTTGCCGAACCGCGAGCTCATCGCGCAGGGCCTCGGCAACATCACCTCGGGCCTGCTCGGGGGTTTGCCCGTCACGTCGGTCGTCGTGCGCACGAGCGCGAACGTGTATGCCGGCGGCCGCACCCGCTGGTCGACGATCCTCCACGCCGTCCTGCTGCTCGCCGCGGTCCTCTTCCTCGGCCGCATCCTCAATCGCGTCCCGCTCGCCGCGCTCGCCGCCATCCTCATCGTCATCGGCTCGAAGCTCGCGCCGCGCGCGCTCTTCCAGCAGATGTGGCGCGAGGGGTTCGGCGTGTTCGTCCCGTTCATCGTGACGATCCTGGCGATCGTCTTCACCGATCTGCTCAAGGGCGTCCTCATCGGCCTCGCCGTCGGCGTCTTCTTCGTCATCCGCACGAACTCACACGCGGCGATGATCGTGGTCTCGCAGGACAACTATTCGCTCCTGCGCTTCAACAAGGACATCAGCTTCGTGCACAAGGCCGAGCTCAAGGAGAAGCTCGCGAGGGTCCCCGAGGGCACGACGCTCATCGTCGACGGCACCCGCGCGCTCCACGTGGATCGGGACGCGTTCGAGGTGCTCGACGATTTCGTCGAGAACGCGAAGTTCAAGGACATCAAGGTCGAATTCAAGAACCTGCGTGGAAAACGCCCCGACGGGGAGCTCCCGCCGGCGAGGACATCGTGA